The following DNA comes from Moritella sp. 24.
CATCAACAATGCCGGTTTTTAAATCAACATACGATGCACCCGTTGGACAAACGGTCACACAAGGCGCGTTATCACAGTGTTGGCATGAAATACGGCTAAAGGTGTAATCAACATCAGGGTACTCACCCATTGGCGCACTACGTTCTATTTTTAAACGAGAAACACCTTCTGGTACGTTATTTGTTTCACGACACGCATCGGTACACGCAGTACAACCAATACAAGCCGTTTCATCAAAAACCATACCGTAGCGTTTATCACCGTCTTCTTGCGTCGCGACTAATGATTTTTTGGCTATCGCGACTTTAGAGACGCCAGTGGTGAAAATAACCGCACCAGCACCAATTAATAAATTTCGTCTAGAACAGGCCATGTCATTCTCCCTTATCTTCTTTTTTCAAGTTAAAGTCTTTATGACAATCGACGCATTGCGCAATCTGAGCCTTACGTTCTAGCGCTTGCATGCCTTCTTTTTCACCATCGGCATGGATCACATGACAAGATGAACAAGTGGCTTTTTTCGCATGGACATCATGTACCCAGGTTTTCTCTTGTAATCGCTCTGATGTATGACATTCAGTACAGTTGCCCGTTGCTTTTAAGATAGCGTCAAAATCAAGCAGGGTTTTATGCGTGCCGATTTGAGATTGAGCTGCAGAGAACTTGGTAACTTGAGAGGGATTTTCGCGGTGGTCTGGACCAATCGTATTATGGCATTCAACACATTTAAGGTCTCGGCCAATTTCTGCGACGACTTTTTCACCGTGCGTACCTTGTCGTGTTTCTTTAGAGTCTTTATGGCATTGCGTACAAGCATTATCACTGTCACGAATAAACGTTACTTCATGTCGGCCATCAGTATTCACGCCAAGATTTTGGCTATTTGACGACTCTGCAGTAACACTGAAATTAAAACCATAGATACATATGAAGAGCAGAAAGCTAATCGTTGTACGTATGGCTAATTTTACATTACCCATTTTGCATCCTTCTATGAGAATTATAAAAATGTGTATTAATTAAAAACACATTTTAATTTTCGTTAGTTTAATTATTCAGAACAAACAGATTTTAAAATTAAAGTTAAATTAAAAATTTATTTCAACTTATCTATTATTTGTTTTCCTGAGTAATACTAATTCTAATTAAGAATAATTCTTATTTATAATGCCAGCCACAACGCTTAACGAGATCACTATATTTTAAAACGCTAAAATATGACACCCCAAAGTGAGTACCCAAGATGGGTTAATATGATATTTGAGATATACATCAACAAACACATAAGCTTATGTTTTAAAAAGATTAACGTATGTTGTTGAAATGTAAATAAATGTCAAGGTGTGTCATTTACTGTATAGCCTACTCTTTAACCACCTTTTTTTTATACTTATTTATGGATAATAAAAACACGCTATTTATTATTTTAATAATCTTGATCGAGAACAATAAACAAGAGAGTAAGTGTCAGTTTTTATTTATATATAGGTAGATTTGAGATATTTTAAATAACGTCATTATATGTTTTAAAATAATCCTTCTAATACGAAAGATTAAATTAAAATATATAAAGACATTTCCAATTCTTATTTGTTGCCTCTCTCACAACGCTTGGTCAATCTAAATAATTAATAATTGGAGACAACATGGCTAGTGTATATAAAACTCTAAAACCAGCCTCAGGCGTTGCAGTTCTACTCGCAACGTTATTACTTGGTGCTAGCAGTAGTACTGTATTTGCTGCTGATCAAGTATCAGAAAAATTAGAACCACGTAACGAAAAATTTGAACAAGCGCATCCAGATCAATACAAAACCTGGAAAGCGACAAGTGAAAGTAAAGAAATAGAAGATGCACTACAAGGCGATCCAAATATGGTCATCATGTGGGCAGGTTATGGCTTTTCGAAAGACTATAACAAAGCACGTGGGCATTTCTACGCGATTGACGACATCCGTAATACCTTACGTACAGGTGGACCAACAAATGCGAAAAATGGCCCTATGGTCATGTCTTGCTGGAGTTGTAAAAGCCCTGACGTAGCACGCTTTATTGAAGAAAATGGTGAAGATGCTTACTTCTCAGGTAAATGGGCTAAAGGCGGCGCTGAAGTGGTCAATGCCATTGGTTGTGCCGATTGTCATGATACCCGTAGTGACGCATTTAAAAATGGTGAACCCGCGCTTAAACTGACTCGTCCACACGTTGAACGTGCAATGGCTGCGATTGATAAACCATTTGCAGAGCAAGGTCGCCTTGATCAGCAAGCACAAGTTTGTGCCCAATGCCACGTAGAGTACTACTTCACTGGTCCAACAAAAGCCGTTAAGTTCCCATGGGATAAAGGTACTTCTGTTGATCAAATGGAAAAATACTATGACGAAATTGGCTTTAAAGATTGGACGCACGCAGTGTCTAAAACACCAATGCTAAAAGCACAGCATCCAGGTTATGAAACATGGCGCGAAGGTATTCATGGTAAAAACAACGTAACATGTGTTGATTGCCATATGCCTAAAGTGAAAAATGCGGACGGTACAGTGTTCACGGATCATAAAGTGGGTAACCCATTTGATCGTTTCCAAGACACTTGTGCAAACTGTCATACACAAAGTAAAGAAATGCTACAAGATGTTGTTAAAACGCGTAAACAGCAAGTAAATGAAATGAAATTACTGGCTGAAAAACAAATCATTGCAGCACATTTCGAAGCAAAAGCAGCATGGGACGCAGGTGCAACACAAGTTGAAATGGATGAGATCCAACTTAACATCCGTCATGCACAATGGCGCTGGGATTATGCAATTGCCTCTCACGGTGTACATATGCATGCACCAGAAGTAGCACTGCGTGTATTAGGTACCGCGTTAGACCGTGCAACAGATGCTCGAACGCAATTGGTTCGCCTACTTGCTAAGAAAGGTATTACAGATCCAATCGAGATCCCAGATATCTCAACTAAAGAGCTTGCACAAGAAGCACTTGGTATGGATATGGACAAGATGAATAAAGAGAAAGCTGAATTCTTGAAAACACTTGTACCAAAATGGGAAGCTGAAGCAGAAAAACGCGAAGCGACTTACTAATCACAGATTAGTGTTGCCATCGAAATAAAGACGGCAACAAAAATGGCGATATAAACATGAGCCATTAAATTAAAAGCGGCTATTCATTCATTTGAATAGCCGCTTTTTTATTTACTTGAGATATAAAGAAGATAGGCGCAGTGAGTTAAGTGATTACTGACCATTTATTTAATAAACTGCTTCGCTTGGTTGATTGAATTAATAATTGAAACACGATCTAACCCTTCCTGATCTGAATCAAGTAACTGAACCCAGAGATCAATTGCTTGCTGATAACGCACATTCATAAATTCATTGGCCGCTAGCATCATCAAAGCGGTTTGATTGTTCGGATCAAGTGTGAGTGTTTGATCAAGTAAGCGCTGAACGTCCGCTGTGAGGTGCTGGCCACTTGCGTAATATAATGCCGAGGCCTTTGCGGAATATTGAATTGCGGTGGGATTGGCGGTCAATCTGATTGAATAGTTAAACACGAGTGCTGCATTATCATATTCACCGTTGTGCATGTAAGCATTACCAAGTTGAAACCAAAGAGTCGCATTTTGCTTATCATCATAAAGCTTATCTTGAAGCGCTGAAATACGCTTATCACTGATTTCTAATACGGAAAGTTCTTTGAA
Coding sequences within:
- a CDS encoding cytochrome c nitrite reductase pentaheme subunit, which translates into the protein MGNVKLAIRTTISFLLFICIYGFNFSVTAESSNSQNLGVNTDGRHEVTFIRDSDNACTQCHKDSKETRQGTHGEKVVAEIGRDLKCVECHNTIGPDHRENPSQVTKFSAAQSQIGTHKTLLDFDAILKATGNCTECHTSERLQEKTWVHDVHAKKATCSSCHVIHADGEKEGMQALERKAQIAQCVDCHKDFNLKKEDKGE
- the nrfA gene encoding ammonia-forming nitrite reductase cytochrome c552 subunit; this translates as MASVYKTLKPASGVAVLLATLLLGASSSTVFAADQVSEKLEPRNEKFEQAHPDQYKTWKATSESKEIEDALQGDPNMVIMWAGYGFSKDYNKARGHFYAIDDIRNTLRTGGPTNAKNGPMVMSCWSCKSPDVARFIEENGEDAYFSGKWAKGGAEVVNAIGCADCHDTRSDAFKNGEPALKLTRPHVERAMAAIDKPFAEQGRLDQQAQVCAQCHVEYYFTGPTKAVKFPWDKGTSVDQMEKYYDEIGFKDWTHAVSKTPMLKAQHPGYETWREGIHGKNNVTCVDCHMPKVKNADGTVFTDHKVGNPFDRFQDTCANCHTQSKEMLQDVVKTRKQQVNEMKLLAEKQIIAAHFEAKAAWDAGATQVEMDEIQLNIRHAQWRWDYAIASHGVHMHAPEVALRVLGTALDRATDARTQLVRLLAKKGITDPIEIPDISTKELAQEALGMDMDKMNKEKAEFLKTLVPKWEAEAEKREATY
- a CDS encoding tetratricopeptide repeat protein, producing the protein MSKTLWNPLIASVLIAGSLGGYYLLSDYQRVETRQAELSAAPFKELSVLEISDKRISALQDKLYDDKQNATLWFQLGNAYMHNGEYDNAALVFNYSIRLTANPTAIQYSAKASALYYASGQHLTADVQRLLDQTLTLDPNNQTALMMLAANEFMNVRYQQAIDLWVQLLDSDQEGLDRVSIINSINQAKQFIK
- the nrfC gene encoding cytochrome c nitrite reductase Fe-S protein; translated protein: MACSRRNLLIGAGAVIFTTGVSKVAIAKKSLVATQEDGDKRYGMVFDETACIGCTACTDACRETNNVPEGVSRLKIERSAPMGEYPDVDYTFSRISCQHCDNAPCVTVCPTGASYVDLKTGIVDVHGDKCVGCGYCLAACPYQVRFFHPETKSADKCNFCRDTNLKAGKLPACVESCPTNALTFGDLNDPTSEINKVIASNAVYRSKVELGTEPKLYKVADTKGEIKR